The following coding sequences lie in one Eremothecium sinecaudum strain ATCC 58844 chromosome IV, complete sequence genomic window:
- the OPT1 gene encoding oligopeptide transporter OPT1 (Syntenic homolog of Ashbya gossypii ABR156W; Non-syntenic homolog of Saccharomyces cerevisiae YJL212C (OPT1)), with protein sequence MSEKINYTVSESSGRAGRQDDGDLSSDLIRIEREATARSLEYSPTTEKGTPDLIEEEDEYTRKVVEDDSPYPEVRAAVPSCDDPTVLQSTVRVWVLGLFMTTLGSAVNMLLSMHRPSITITAFIASLAAWPIGLLWAKYVPDVKLFGKWGPSLNPGPFNVKEHALVTIMGNVSFGGGSAYATDILLAMHIPHFYNRQFSWMFDFCAVISTQCIGFCFAGLCQKILVAPGSMIWPTTLVTSTFLTNLHINQNFDHNTWKMSRLKFFTIVLIAGFIYYWLPGYLFSALSYFAFPTWFAPKNVLVNQIFGASTGLGLIPITFDWNQISGYVGSPLVPPVGVILTILVSIVSIYWIFIPIIHYTNIWYGKYLPISSSQTFDRFQNVYTVSKVVNPNSSLDLEAYRNYSQLYLPTTFAVSYGMSFASVTSTVVHTFLFYRGHIMQALRAVRNDSGDVHNRLMRNYKQTPWYWYVGLLCVFFPLSIITITVWETEMPIWALLLALFIATFFLIPVGIIYAVTTYAVGLNVITELIIGYLLPGRPIAMMFFKTFGYITNSQALTFAADMKLGHYMKLAPRTLFTAQFVAAVWGAVVQVMVLRWAEANIDGLCSTHQTGGFSCPAATVFFNASIVWGVIGPAKMFSRGQLYAALNYFFLAGAVLPIVNWLILNKWPKSLDRWARIPQFCATHLLWPIFFTGTGMIPPSTPYNYGAYCIVGIAFGYYVRRYRFHWWTKYNYTLSVALDVGLAACILVMFFALTVRNVDPPRWWGNTVIETLEYNNEAIQVRLKDGEYFGPSSWK encoded by the coding sequence ATGTCAGAAAAGATCAACTACACTGTTAGTGAGAGTTCAGGCAGGGCAGGCCGGCAAGATGACGGAGACTTGAGTTCAGATTTAATACGTATAGAAAGAGAGGCGACCGCTCGCTCTCTAGAGTATTCTCCGACGACTGAAAAAGGGACGCCCGACCTGATCGAGGAGGAGGACGAGTACACTCGGAAAGTCGTTGAAGATGACTCACCGTACCCAGAGGTTAGGGCTGCAGTGCCCTCGTGTGATGACCCAACGGTGCTCCAGAGCACTGTTCGGGTTTGGGTACTTGGGTTGTTCATGACAACGTTGGGCTCTGCCGTGAATATGCTGCTTTCTATGCACAGGCCTTCCATTACGATCACGGCTTTCATTGCCTCGCTTGCAGCCTGGCCAATCGGGTTGCTGTGGGCCAAGTACGTGCCTGACGTTAAGTTGTTTGGTAAGTGGGGGCCATCGCTAAACCCCGGACCATTTAATGTGAAGGAACATGCGCTTGTGACGATCATGGGGAATGTGTCATTTGGCGGTGGGTCTGCGTACGCAACAGATATTCTGTTGGCCATGCACATTCCGCACTTCTACAACAGGCAGTTCTCCTGGATGTTTGATTTCTGCGCCGTCATCAGTACACAATGTATCGGCTTTTGCTTTGCCGGATTGTGTCAGAAGATCTTGGTTGCTCCTGGATCTATGATCTGGCCGACGACGCTTGTTACAAGCACATTCTTGACCAATCTGCATATCAATCAGAATTTCGATCACAACACCTGGAAGATGTCCAGATTGAAGTTTTTCACCATTGTACTTATTGCAGGCTTCATTTACTACTGGTTACCTGGCTACCTGTTCTCCGCGTTGTCGTACTTCGCGTTCCCAACTTGGTTTGCTCCTAAAAATGTCCTTGTGAACCAGATCTTTGGTGCATCGACAGGATTGGGGTTAATTCCGATTACGTTCGACTGGAACCAGATCTCGGGATACGTTGGATCACCGTTGGTGCCACCAGTCGGTGTCATTTTGACTATCCTAGTGTCCATCGTTAGTATTTATTGGATTTTTATTCCAATTATCCATTACACCAACATCTGGTACGGAAAATATCTTCCAATCAGTAGCAGTCAAACCTTTGACAGGTTCCAAAATGTATACACTGTGTCGAAGGTCGTGAACCCTAACTCTTCTTTGGACCTGGAAGCTTACCGTAATTACTCCCAATTGTATCTGCCAACAACGTTCGCTGTCTCTTATGGTATGTCTTTTGCATCCGTGACATCTACTGTCGTACACACATTTTTGTTCTACCGGGGACATATAATGCAGGCTCTACGGGCAGTAAGGAATGACAGTGGTGATGTGCATAACCGGTTGATGAGGAACTATAAGCAGACACCATGGTACTGGTATGTTGGCCTGTTATGTGTTTTTTTCCCATTATCCATAATCACCATTACTGTGTGGGAAACAGAAATGCCTATCTGGGCTCTGCTACTGGCTTTGTTTATAGCCACATTCTTCTTGATCCCTGTGGGTATTATCTATGCAGTTACAACTTACGCCGTTGGTTTGAATGTGATTACCGAGCTCATTATAGGTTACTTGTTACCTGGTAGACCCATCGCCATGATGTTCTTCAAGACATTTGGCTATATCACTAACAGTCAAGCGCTAACCTTTGCCGCTGATATGAAATTGGGCCACTACATGAAGCTGGCTCCAAGAACTCTATTCACTGCACAATTCGTTGCCGCAGTGTGGGGTGCTGTTGTTCAGGTTATGGTGTTGAGATGGGCTGAAGCTAACATCGATGGTTTATGCTCTACACACCAAACCGGTGGTTTTAGCTGTCCTGCTGCAACTGTCTTCTTCAATGCCTCTATAGTCTGGGGTGTCATTGGTCCCGCCAAAATGTTTTCGAGAGGTCAGCTTTACGCAGCATTGAATTACTTCTTCCTCGCTGGCGCAGTTCTTCCTATTGTTAACTGGTTGATCTTAAACAAGTGGCCAAAATCTTTGGACCGCTGGGCCAGAATCCCACAGTTTTGTGCAACTCATCTCTTATGGCCAATTTTCTTCACTGGTACAGGTATGATCCCACCATCTACGCCATACAACTATGGAGCTTACTGTATCGTAGGTATCGCATTTGGTTATTATGTTAGACGTTACAGGTTCCACTGGTGGACAAAGTACAACTACACGCTAAGTGTAGCGTTGGATGTTGGATTAGCGGCTTGTATATTGGTGATGTTCTTTGCTTTGACTGTGAGAAATGTAGACCCTCCACGTTGGTGGGGTAATACTGTTATTGAAACCCTTGAATACAATAATGAGGCTATTCAGGTCCGCTTGAAGGACGGAGAATACTTCGGTCCATCTTCCTGGAAATAA
- the SEC17 gene encoding alpha-soluble NSF attachment protein SEC17 (Syntenic homolog of Ashbya gossypii ABR155C; Syntenic homolog of Saccharomyces cerevisiae YBL050W (SEC17)), with amino-acid sequence MSESEAKILIEKAEKKAQPTAGFMKWLSGGDGYRLEEAAELYVEAGNLYRLSKQLEKAGDTFIRAAQCQIDANNEDEAGNMFVEAFKCYKKSNPASACKSLDKAVDIFTRKGQFRRGAYFKYELAEIQEMDLQDYQSATNNYETAGDWYLQDQAVALSNKAFLKCADLLTLDHQHLRAAELYQKVIANSLGNRLSQWALKDYYLKVALCYLAAGDTVAAQKTVSDAKQEDPSFGASHENDFLVQIVEDVKQSDVEGFTAHVTEFDKFNKLDKWKTSVLLQIKESLAEAEDDLL; translated from the coding sequence ATGAGCGAGTCTGAAGCCAAGATTCTGATTGAGAAAGCGGAGAAAAAAGCCCAGCCAACTGCTGGGTTCATGAAGTGGCTCTCAGGAGGGGATGGATACCGATTGGAAGAAGCAGCTGAACTGTATGTTGAGGCTGGAAATTTGTATAGGTTATCGAAGCAGTTAGAAAAGGCCGGCGATACCTTTATACGGGCTGCACAGTGTCAGATTGATGCAAACAATGAGGACGAGGCGGGAAATATGTTTGTAGAGGCATTTAAGTGCTATAAAAAGTCGAATCCTGCGAGTGCATGTAAATCTTTGGATAAAGCTGTCGACATATTTACACGTAAGGGTCAATTCCGCCGAGGAGCGTACTTTAAGTACGAGCTAGCGGAAATTCAGGAAATGGACTTGCAGGATTATCAGTCCGCGACCAATAATTACGAAACCGCGGGTGACTGGTACCTTCAAGACCAAGCTGTGGCATTGTCGAACAAAGCCTTTTTAAAATGCGCTGATTTATTAACCCTTGATCACCAGCACCTACGTGCTGCAGAATTATATCAAAAGGTTATTGCCAATTCCCTCGGCAATAGGCTTTCGCAGTGGGCATTAAAAGACTATTACTTGAAAGTAGCCCTGTGTTATCTTGCCGCTGGGGATACCGTGGCTGCACAGAAGACTGTGTCCGATGCGAAACAGGAGGACCCTTCCTTTGGAGCGTCACATGAGAACGATTTCCTAGTTCAGATCGTTGAGGATGTAAAACAATCTGACGTTGAAGGGTTTACGGCTCATGTAACTGAGTTTGACAAATTTAACAAACTTGACAAATGGAAAACAAGTGTTCTTTTACAGATCAAGGAATCTCTTGCTGAAGCAGAAGATGACCTTCTATAA
- a CDS encoding ferric reductase family protein (Syntenic homolog of Ashbya gossypii ABR154C; Non-syntenic homolog of Saccharomyces cerevisiae YOR381W (FRE3) and YKL220C (FRE2)) — MKIWHLFASVLVSSAIVEAYKEGYKRKSESSYIPFACKAAVTFTAKFCEKDNVKSYACQCKNPHALASYLNCGYKNTEHDAQARKDFEMAFIKSCVRSNVTLTREQLQKAYEDAKDNLVHVHDIPDFNKAVPVSVPVHYNSSEYLNAFRSSKVKQRNLDDSMAMGGVLIAYWGFILLLGTLANVIRSIMPNIWLAGKRRVCALYPIRRYREFVSLASITDGKHTSATRLYGYLPTRLESIIAFIFVFLTLIFHCVRYEGFVYREWTKSNRISFSIGDRAGILAGFLCVLTWMLAGRSNIFLFLTGWKQSVFLTYHKWIARLTVASVLVHTGAMFTQTLVTNKYQRRSHTYWWRWGSLAMVAGGVMIIQGMAYLRHRWYEVFLYFHILLAVAFLAGAWVHTREFGYARWYHICAFLWLLDRVSRLGRIAFFGVRQAEVRIVSDETLEVLVPRRKWWKNYPGSIAYVYFVGSPLFFQSHPFTLVTGDDSSHVKFFIKKKNGATNSIYQKLLKKPDQSMKLRVAVEGPYGNHYPLYHYDTVLLYAGGNGIPGPFTYAEQLGRRGLTSKTAYVKLYWVVRNYATISWFLEELKRLAPFRNVQIIIYVTRPEGPVIGDSSSGTSKEEHINNDDDNNDDDRQDDKHSQEITAIKLNSILPDLPSSVEIRHGRPPMREVIHSDLDEASGLNIAVMACAHNQMVDEVRNITAYETGHRKEGQIDYYEELQVW, encoded by the coding sequence ATGAAGATTTGGCACTTGTTTGCTAGCGTGCTTGTATCGTCTGCCATAGTCGAAGCTTATAAGGAGGGCTACAAACGGAAGTCTGAATCCTCGTATATTCCATTTGCATGTAAAGCAGCGGTTACTTTCACTGCAAAATTCTGTGAGAAGGATAATGTGAAGAGTTACGCCTGTCAATGCAAGAACCCTCATGCGTTGGCTTCGTACCTTAACTGTGGGTATAAGAACACTGAGCACGATGCTCAGGCTAGAAAGGACTTCGAAATGGCCTTCATCAAAAGTTGTGTGCGCAGTAACGTAACCTTGACAAGGGAGCAGCTGCAGAAGGCTTACGAAGACGCAAAAGATAACCTGGTTCATGTACATGACATCCCTGATTTTAATAAGGCGGTTCCTGTTTCAGTTCCTGTACATTATAATTCGTCAGAGTATCTGAATGCTTTCAGATCCTCGAAGGTGAAGCAACGGAATCTTGATGACTCTATGGCGATGGGCGGTGTTTTGATTGCATACTGGGGATTTATTCTTTTGCTGGGGACATTGGCAAACGTTATCAGAAGTATAATGCCAAATATCTGGCTGGCGGGAAAAAGGCGAGTATGTGCATTGTATCCCATTCGCAGGTACCGTGAATTTGTGTCTCTTGCATCTATTACTGACGGGAAACATACCAGTGCAACGAGGCTATACGGTTACCTACCAACAAGGCTGGAGTCCATTATCGCATTTATTTTTGTCTTCCTTACCTTAATTTTCCATTGTGTGAGGTATGAAGGCTTTGTGTATCGGGAATGGACGAAATCTAACAGGATAAGCTTTAGCATTGGTGATAGAGCTGGTATTTTGGCTGGGTTCCTCTGTGTATTGACATGGATGTTGGCAGGTCGCAGTAATATTTTCCTATTCTTGACTGGTTGGAAACAGTCAGTGTTCCTGACATACCATAAATGGATTGCCCGTCTCACCGTAGCGTCTGTGCTTGTCCATACCGGGGCTATGTTTACCCAGACATTAGTAACAAACAAATATCAAAGGCGCTCGCACACATATTGGTGGCGCTGGGGTTCATTGGCAATGGTAGCAGGGGGTGTGATGATCATTCAAGGTATGGCTTACTTGCGTCACCGGTGGTATGAAGTTTTCTTATACTTCCACATATTATTGGCCGTTGCATTCCTAGCTGGTGCTTGGGTTCATACCCGTGAATTTGGTTATGCTAGGTGGTATCATATCTGTGCTTTCCTATGGCTTCTTGATAGAGTTTCACGCTTGGGGCGTATTGCATTCTTTGGTGTGCGTCAAGCGGAAGTCAGGATTGTATCGGATGAGACACTTGAAGTCTTGGTCCCACGCAGAAAGTGGTGGAAGAATTACCCAGGTTCAATTGCTTACGTTTACTTTGTTGGCAGCCCTCTATTCTTCCAGTCCCACCCTTTCACACTAGTGACTGGTGATGATTCTAGCCATGTTAAATTTTTTATTAAGAAGAAGAACGGTGCAACGAATTCTATTTACCAGAAACTCTTGAAAAAACCAGACCAGTCTATGAAGTTGAGAGTTGCAGTGGAGGGACCATACGGTAATCACTATCCTCTATATCATTACGACACTGTGTTACTGTACGCTGGAGGTAATGGTATCCCAGGTCCATTTACATATGCTGAGCAACTAGGAAGGCGTGGACTAACTTCCAAGACTGCATACGTTAAGTTGTACTGGGTTGTTAGAAATTATGCTACAATTAGCTGGTTCTTAGAAGAGCTAAAACGTCTAGCACCATTCAGGAACGTTCAGATTATTATTTATGTTACAAGACCTGAGGGACCAGTCATCGGAGATTCATCTTCGGGGACTAGCAAAGAGGAGCACATTAATAATGACGACGACAATAACGACGACGACAGGCAGGACGATAAACATTCACAAGAGATTACAGCCATTAAACTAAATAGTATATTGCCGGATCTACCTTCGAGTGTAGAAATCAGACATGGTAGACCACCAATGCGCGAAGTTATACATTCAGATTTGGATGAGGCTTCAGGCCTCAATATTGCAGTCATGGCATGTGCACACAACCAAATGGTCGACGAGGTCAGAAATATAACTGCTTATGAAACTGGCCATCGTAAGGAGGGCCAAATCGATTATTATGAGGAACTCCAAGTATGGTGA
- the MOH1 gene encoding Moh1p (Syntenic homolog of Ashbya gossypii ABR153C; Syntenic homolog of Saccharomyces cerevisiae YBL049W (MOH1)): MAIGYSVYIERPSEDYIGIKNKRTNLAIYGCNYCKTHLSSSNHIMSKDYCGKTGDAYLMRKVINVTEGRRETRCMITGRYVVCDIYCHTCKNLVGWKYLMSEKRDQEYKEGKYILELEPITECQ, encoded by the coding sequence ATGGCCATCGGTTATTCAGTCTACATAGAGCGCCCTTCGGAGGATTATATTGGTATTAAAAATAAGCGGACGAATTTGGCTATTTATGGCTGTAATTACTGTAAGACGCATCTGTCGTCGTCTAACCATATTATGTCCAAGGACTACTGTGGGAAGACTGGCGACGCATATTTGATGCGCAAGGTAATCAACGTCACCGAGGGCCGGCGTGAGACGCGTTGTATGATTACAGGCCGATATGTAGTATGTGACATTTATTGCCATACTTGTAAGAATCTCGTAGGCTGGAAGTACCTAATGAGTGAGAAACGGGATCAAGAGTACAAGGAGGGCAAGTATATTCTGGAGCTGGAGCCTATTACCGAGTGTCAATAA
- the YMR1 gene encoding phosphatidylinositol-3-phosphatase YMR1 (Syntenic homolog of Ashbya gossypii ABR152C; Syntenic homolog of Saccharomyces cerevisiae YJR110W (YMR1); 1-intron in Ashbya gossypii), whose translation MEYIKVAKVENVILHRKGLSVEGTLHLTTHHLIFTSANMPREFWVSYPTIGTVFKNNGSAIVSSNRNQVDEHIDLLFEGKDIWSYSNVKIVGKDYTIFSIDFPVESIAQDVFDSILRLTVLNQVSQLYAFIYTPNKAELGYSSWDIYDAVTEFKRQGISFDEDSVWRITKVNENYQFCSTYPKQLVVPASVSDSLLTHASKYRARNRIPVLTYYYKKSGASITRSAQPLPGLTQQRSIQDEKLVYEAFKCAPTETCKNLIVDARPATNAMAQTALGGGTENMDYYNFGNTCSRMFLGIDNIHYMRDTLNFVVENFLVDNDLNLSIDKNLLNNSKASNWLKYIRLLLSSVDTLAKSIIFNKSNMLIHCSDGWDRTAQICSLLQVCLDPYFRTLEGFMILVEKDWLSFGHRFGERCGHLSSESIFRDNSINRLNISNNNSSIASDWGDTSEHNVSSSTSELMMRKAAQIKKKTSPKLSAPIFQQFLDCVYQLLLQNPGQFEFNERFLRRLVYHLYSCQYGTFIFNNEQDRVNSEASSLTRSAWDYFRSRTKEFTNPTYRQYDADEEEDWILPDLNKTQWWWQLFGRKDDEMIETGLQDPNEVNNQASLQVNDEGSTSKIYNITSKIATFSLDIFGKK comes from the exons ATGGAGTACATTAAGGTAGCAAAG GTGGAAAATGTTATACTACATAGAAAGGGACTATCAGTTGAGGGCACGCTGCATCTTACCACTCATCATTTGATTTTTACAAGTGCTAACATGCCAAGGGAGTTTTGGGTTTCATATCCAACTATTGGGACTGTATTTAAGAACAATGGGAGTGCAATTGTGTCTAGTAATAGGAACCAGGTGGATGAGCATATAGATTTATTGTTTGAAGGAAAGGATATTTGGTCTTATTCGAATGTTAAAATAGTAGGAAAGGATTATACGATATTTTCGATCGATTTTCCTGTAGAATCTATTGCGCAGGATGTTTTTGATTCAATATTACGCCTTACGGTATTAAACCAGGTTTCCCAGCTATATGCATTTATATATACTCCCAATAAGGCTGAATTGGGGTATAGTAGCTGGGACATATACGATGCAGTTACTGAATTCAAAAGACAGGGAATTTCATTTGATGAAGACTCAGTGTGGCGCATAACGAAAGTGAACGAGAACTACCAGTTCTGCAGCACATATCCTAAGCAACTGGTAGTACCGGCCAGTGTTTCGGACTCGTTACTAACACATGCCAGCAAATATAGAGCGCGAAACCGCATTCCTGTATTAACATACTACTATAAAAAGAGCGGTGCGTCAATTACGAGATCTGCACAACCACTGCCGGGTTTAACTCAGCAGCGTTCGATACAGGATGAAAAGCTCGTCTATGAAGCTTTCAAGTGCGCTCCGACTGAGACTTGCAAGAACTTAATTGTTGATGCACGGCCTGCAACGAATGCCATGGCACAGACAGCATTGGGAGGTGGAACAGAAAACATGGACTACTATAACTTTGGGAACACTTGTAGTAGGATGTTTCTGGGCATAGATAATATCCATTACATGAGAGACACACTTAATTTCGTTGTTGAAAACTTCCTAGTTGATAACGATTTAAACCTGTCTATAGATAAAAACTTGCTAAACAACAGCAAGGCAAGTAACTGGTTAAAGTACATCAGGCTGTTGCTTTCATCTGTTGATACACTAGCAAAATCCATTATTTTCAACAAGTCCAATATGCTCATCCATTGTTCAGATGGTTGGGATCGTACAGCTCAGATTTGTTCTCTTTTACAAGTTTGCCTAGATCCATATTTTAGGACTTTAGAGGGGTTTATGATCTTAGTGGAGAAAGATTGGCTGTCCTTTGGCCACAGGTTTGGTGAAAGATGTGGTCATCTAAGCTCCGAATCGATTTTTCGCGACAATTCAATCAATCGTCTCAATatatcaaataataattCCAGTATTGCCTCTGACTGGGGTGATACCTCAGAGCATAACgtatcttcttcaacttccGAGCTAATGATGCGGAAGGCCGCCCAAATCAAAAAGAAAACAAGCCCCAAACTTAGCGCTCCGATATTTCAGCAATTCCTTGATTGCGTCTATCAACTACTATTGCAGAATCCCGGCCAATTTGAATTCAATGAACGCTTTTTAAGGAGACTAGTGTATCACCTTTATTCCTGTCAATATGGAACATtcatttttaataatgaGCAAGATAGAGTTAACAGTGAGGCATCCTCATTAACCCGCAGCGCCTGGGATTATTTTCGATCTCGAACGAAGGAATTCACCAACCCAACATACCGTCAGTACGATGCtgatgaagaggaagattGGATTTTGCCTGATTTAAATAAAACTCAGTGGTGGTGGCAATTATTTGGTCGTAAAGATGACGAAATGATAGAGACTGGTCTGCAAGATCCTAATGAAGTTAACAACCAAGCGTCACTACAGGTTAATGACGAAGGGAGCACTAGCAAAATATACAACATTACTTCGAAAATCGCTACGTTTTCCTTGGATATATTTGGCAAGAAGTGA
- the PXP2 gene encoding Pxp2p (Syntenic homolog of Ashbya gossypii ABR151W; Syntenic homolog of Saccharomyces cerevisiae YJR111C) — translation MMEIAPPNSLYHLSKSYLIQLASEFRSSTQSAINCTPRLDNIWYLAAASTFTACNEPQEIPKLYHFALLRESNLNKGSLSDVVIAERVMKLFEKDRPTRIAILDEWYSKPNRAQVLITQRFQETILKSSSLTGLPKAINSLQKLAEEIPRSFQIEQPRVLKDEKDYNKLFPNVMRDIHMSKEEVVKRGMDCWNSIYSTTAEKVTNNINKTYPDLWYFIMAHVYGPILSHTAVLSSQETSLIIIAALVPQDVNAQLWGHMKGAINIGCDKHAIERIRMLSIAISKYCGAKWKEGVAKL, via the coding sequence ATGATGGAAATAGCTCCTCCAAACTCACTATATCACCTTTCGAAGTCTTACTTGATCCAATTGGCTTCAGAATTCCGTTCATCCACTCAAAGCGCGATTAATTGTACTCCACGGTTGGACAATATCTGGTATTTGGCCGCTGCTTCTACTTTTACCGCTTGCAACGAACCTCAAGAAATTCCCAAATTATACCATTTTGCTTTACTGCGTGAATCAAACCTCAATAAAGGTTCCTTATCGGATGTAGTCATTGCCGAAAGGGTTATGAAGTTATTTGAAAAAGACAGGCCTACTAGGATAGCAATATTGGATGAATGGTATAGCAAGCCAAATCGAGCGCAAGTTCTAATCACACAACGCTTCCAGGAAACTATATTAAAATCAAGTTCTTTGACCGGGTTGCCAAAAGCTATCAACAGTCTGCAGAAGTTAGCAGAGGAAATTCCAAGAAGTTTTCAAATTGAGCAGCCAAGAGTTCTTAAAGATGAGAAGGATTATAACAAGTTATTTCCTAATGTTATGAGAGATATCCACATGTCTAAAGAAGAAGTGGTAAAACGTGGAATGGACTGCTGGAATAGCATATATAGCACTACTGCTGAAAAGGTCACCAATAACATAAATAAGACGTATCCTGATCTTTGGTATTTCATCATGGCACATGTTTATGGTCCAATTCTTTCTCATACTGCAGTCCTAAGCTCTCAGGAAACCAGTTTGATTATAATAGCCGCGCTTGTACCACAGGATGTTAATGCGCAACTATGGGGTCACATGAAGGGTGCAATAAATATAGGGTGTGATAAACATGCAATAGAACGTATTCGAATGCTAAGCATTGCCATCTCTAAATACTGTGGAGCAAAGTGGAAAGAAGGAGTTGCGAAATTATAA
- the NNF1 gene encoding MIND complex subunit NNF1 (Syntenic homolog of Ashbya gossypii ABR150C; Syntenic homolog of Saccharomyces cerevisiae YJR112W (NNF1)): protein MSHSDDNPIPSNHRIRFKRLNQVCDKALSQSIAKLQNWEKLSSCYPEYISTKEGYINLKTCQSQVCEFWWDLCKQEFEAIFDERKVKEKLDELDDLILKARDRSNSNSGKGNALCVEKLTPDDIMKGNIQKAKKETINRLDENLETLDGMNKELQTELSKLNESINEELKTLEGIYDRWLGTNISSGASELKQGVENMLLEVQDQLCEEEANR from the coding sequence ATGAGCCACTCTGATGACAATCCAATACCGAGTAATCATAGAATAAGATTCAAAAGGCTTAATCAAGTTTGTGATAAAGCTTTATCACAGTCAATTGCGAAATTACAGAACTGGGAAAAGTTATCGAGCTGTTATCCGGAATATATCTCAACAAAAGAGGGTTATATTAACTTGAAAACATGCCAAAGCCAAGTATGTGAGTTCTGGTGGGATCTGTGTAAGCAGGAATTTGAAGCTATATTTGATGAACGTAAAGTTAAGGAAAAATTGGATGAATTAGACGATTTAATTCTCAAGGCCAGGGATAGAAGTAACTCAAATAGTGGCAAAGGGAATGCATTATGCGTTGAGAAACTCACTCCTGATGACATCATGAAGGGAAATATACAAAAAGCCAAGAAAGAGACCATAAATCGGTTAGATGAAAACCTTGAAACCTTAGATGGTATGAATAAGGAACTACAGACTGAATTGTCTAAGCTAAATGAATCAATAAATGAAGAGCTAAAAACATTAGAGGGGATATATGACCGTTGGTTAGGTACTAATATCAGTAGCGGTGCTTCAGAATTGAAGCAAGGTGTAGAAAATATGCTTTTAGAGGTACAGGACCAGCTCTGCGAGGAAGAAGCAAATAGATGA